One window from the genome of Scatophagus argus isolate fScaArg1 chromosome 13, fScaArg1.pri, whole genome shotgun sequence encodes:
- the LOC124069364 gene encoding CD48 antigen-like isoform X1, whose amino-acid sequence MERILLVFAIFLEYLSQLQGSSAVTPVYLFVQEGQDLLLNVTIADSDEKAFVFWNFNQTSSLVSFYPGGNSVSSLYKGRIEFSVNNYSVKLKNVQKADSGVYSVRVRSAKEEKTQAEYNVSVQGRVSPVNLSVDSLSWSSDSCNFTVTCTARDSNISSTFRCDNQTKTCSQDGGKQSKLTSSGASLHVHLLNESITCHHSNQISSAKDSKPTQYFCSQSDDNKQGSSTDTVVIIIVAVVPVIVVLLIIGFICYLCKCKREDTQGVHDVPQVDPAVQPQRQSQTHDSSGVSPTSNHCSVGPHSGSSGSRGKSLPESLYDQVEKPARS is encoded by the exons ATGGAACGTATTCTGcttgtttttgctatttttctgGAGTATTTGAGTCAACTGCAAg GCTCCAGTGCTGTGACtcctgtgtatttgtttgtgcaGGAGGGACAAGACTTACTGCTGAATGTCACAATCGCTGATAGTGATGagaaagcttttgttttttggaactTCAATCAGACTTCATCTTTAGTAAGCTTTTATCCTGGTGGCAACTCAGTGTCTTCACTTTACAAGGGAAGGATTGAGTTTTCTGTGAACAATTACTCAGTGAAATTGAAGAATGTCCAAAAGGCAGACAGTGGAGTTTATTCTGTACGAGTGAGATCGgctaaagaagaaaaaacacaagctgaataCAACGTCAGCGTTCAAG GTCGAGTGTCTCCAGTGAACCTGAGTGTGGACTCTTTGTCCTGGAGTTCAGACTCCTGTAACTTCACTGTGACCTGCACTGCACGAGACTCTAACATCAGCAGCACTTTTAGATGTgacaaccaaaccaaaacctgCAGTCAGGATGGAGGAAAGCAGTCAAAGCTCACGAGCTCTGGTGCTTCTCTCCACGTCCACCTGCTGAATGAGTCAATCACCTGTCACCATAGTAACCAGATCAGCTCGGCCAAGGACAGCAAACCGACTCAATATTTCTGCTCCCAAAGTGATG ATAACAAACAAGGaagcagcacagacactgttgtcatcataattgttgctgttgttcctgTCATCGTAGTACTTTTGATCATCGGTTTCATATGTTATCTATGTAAAT GTAAAAGAGAGGACACCCAAGGAGTACATGATGTTCCTCAG GTTGACCCTGCAGTCCAACCTCAGCGTCAGAGCCAAACACATGATTCTTCAGGTGTTTCTCCGACCTCCAATCACTGCTCGGTGGGGCCTCACTCTGGATCCTCTGGAAGTAGAGGCAAATCACTACCAGAGAGCCTGTATGATCAGGTAGAAAAGCCTGCCAGATCCTGA
- the LOC124069366 gene encoding SLAM family member 9-like: MSLFVVLGLLEGLFSCSSAVTPVYLFVQEGQDLLLNVTNVDGLEEAFVFWNFNQTSALISFYPGGNAVVSPDYEGRIEFSVNNYSVKLKNVQKADSGVYSVRVRSAEEEKTQAEYNVSVQGRVSPVNLSVDSLSWSSDSCNFTVTCTARDSNISSTFRCDNQTKTCSQDGGKQSKLTSSGASLHVHLENDSITCHHSNQISSANDSKPPEYFCSQSDASQFGSVYGPVFVFLVKTTVFSLLIVVLAVISVYITLKFKIPK; this comes from the exons ATGTCTCTCTTTGTGGTGCTGGGACTGCTGGAAGGGCTTTTTTCAT GCTCCAGTGCTGTGACtcctgtgtatttgtttgtgcaGGAGGGACAAGACTTACTGCTGAATGTCACAAATGTTGATGGTCTCGAggaagcttttgttttttggaactTCAATCAGACTTCAGCTTTAATAAGCTTTTATCCTGGTGGAAACGCAGTGGTGTCTCCAGATTATGAGGGAAGGATTGAGTTTTCTGTGAACAATTACTCAGTGAAATTGAAGAATGTCCAAAAGGCAGACAGTGGAGTTTATTCTGTACGAGTGAGATCggctgaagaagaaaaaacacaagctgaataCAACGTCAGCGTTCAAG GTCGAGTGTCTCCAGTGAACCTGAGTGTGGACTCTTTGTCCTGGAGTTCAGACTCCTGTAACTTCACTGTGACCTGCACTGCACGAGACTCTAACATCAGCAGCACTTTTAGATGTgacaaccaaaccaaaacctgCAGTCAGGATGGAGGAAAGCAGTCAAAGCTCACGAGCTCTGGTGCTTCTCTCCACGTCCACCTGGAGAATGACTCAATCACCTGTCACCATAGTAACCAGATCAGCTCGGCCAACGACAGCAAACCACCTGAATATTTCTGCTCCCAAAGTGATG CTTCACAGTTTGGGTCAGTTTACGGTCCAGTTTTTGTGTTCCTGGTGAAGACCACCGTGTTCTCTCTGCTCATCGTGGTGTTGGCCGTCATCAGTGTTTACATCACGCTGAAGTTCAAGATTCCTAAATAG
- the LOC124069367 gene encoding SLAM family member 9-like has translation MSLFVVLGLLEGLFSCSSAVTPVCLFVQEGKDLLLNVTIADSDEKAFVFWNFNQTSSLVSFYPGGNSVYPLYKGRIEFSVNSYSVKLKNVQKADSGVYSVRVKGATEKTHAEYNVSVQGRVSPVNLSVDSLSRGSDSCNFTVTCTARDSHISSTFRCDNQTKTCSQDGGKQSKLTSSGASLHVHLVNELITCHHSNQVSSANDSKPTEHFCFQSDASQFGSVYGPVFVFLVKTTVFSLLIVVLAVISVYITLKFKIPK, from the exons ATGTCTCTCTTTGTGGTGCTGGGACTGCTGGAAGGGCTTTTTTCAT GCTCCAGTGCTGTgactcctgtgtgtttgtttgtgcaggagGGAAAAGACTTACTGCTGAATGTCACAATCGCTGATAGTGATGagaaagcttttgttttttggaactTCAATCAGACTTCATCTTTAGTAAGCTTTTATCCTGGTGGAAACTCAGTGTATCCACTTTACAAGGGAAGGATTGAGTTTTCTGTGAACAGTTACTCAGTGAAATTGAAGAATGTCCAAAAGGCAGACAGTGGAGTTTATTCTGTACGAGTGAAAGGGGCTACAGAAAAAACACATGCTGAATACAACGTCAGCGTTCAAG GTCGAGTGTCTCCAGTGAACCTGAGTGTGGACTCTTTGTCCAGGGGTTCAGACTCCTGTAACTTCACTGTGACCTGCACTGCACGAGACTCTCACATCAGCAGCACTTTTAGATGTgacaaccaaaccaaaacctgCAGTCAGGATGGAGGAAAGCAGTCAAAGCTCACGAGCTCTGGTGCTTCTCTCCACGTCCACCTGGTGAATGAATTAATCACCTGTCACCATAGTAACCAGGTCAGCTCGGCCAACGACAGCAAACCgactgaacatttctgcttcCAAAGTGATG CTTCACAGTTTGGGTCAGTTTACGGTCCAGTTTTTGTGTTCCTGGTGAAGACCACCGTGTTCTCTCTGCTCATCGTGGTGTTGGCCGTCATCAGTGTTTACATCACGCTGAAGTTCAAGATTCCTAAATAG
- the LOC124069363 gene encoding CD48 antigen-like isoform X1: MERILLVFAIFLECLSQLQGSSAVTPVCLFVKEGQDLLLNVTITDSDEKPFVFWNFNQTSSIVSFYPGGNSVSPLYKGRIEFSVNSYSVKLKNVQKADSGVYSVRVKGATEKIQAEYNVSVQGRVSPVNLSVDSLSWSSDSCNFTVTCTARDSHINSTFRCDNQTKTCSQDGGKQSKLTSSGASLHVHLENELITCHHSNQVSSANDSKPPEHFCYQSDDITQGSSTGTVVIIIVAVIVVLLIIYFIRYLCKRKREDTQGVYDVPQVDPAVQPLRQSQTHDSSGISPTSTYCLVGPHSGSSGSRGKSLPESLYDQAYLTGQNTNDASCTSPTSTYSLVGPHSGGSGTQGKSGPESLYAQVGRPARS; encoded by the exons ATGGAACGTATTCTGcttgtttttgctatttttctgGAGTGTTTGAGTCAACTGCAAg GCTCCAGTGCTGTgactcctgtgtgtttgtttgtgaaggAGGGACAAGACTTACTGCTGAATGTCACAATCACTGATAGTGATGagaaaccttttgttttttggaactTCAATCAGACTTCATCTATAGTCAGCTTTTATCCTGGTGGAAACTCAGTGTCTCCACTTTACAAGGGAAGGATTGAGTTTTCTGTGAACAGTTACTCAGTGAAATTAAAGAATGTCCAAAAGGCAGACAGTGGAGTTTATTCTGTACGAGTGAAAGGGGctacagaaaaaatacaagcTGAATACAACGTCAGCGTTCAAG GTCGAGTGTCTCCAGTGAACCTGAGTGTGGACTCTTTGTCCTGGAGTTCAGACTCCTGTAACTTCACTGTGACCTGCACTGCACGAGACTCTCACATCAACAGCACTTTTAGATGTgacaaccaaaccaaaacctgCAGTCAGGATGGAGGAAAGCAGTCAAAGCTCACGAGCTCTGGTGCTTCTCTCCACGTCCACCTGGAGAATGAATTAATCACCTGTCACCATAGTAACCAGGTCAGCTCGGCCAACGACAGCAAACCACCTGAACATTTCTGCTACCAAAGTGATG ATATCACACAAGGAAGCAGCACAGGCACTGTTGTCATCATAATTGTTGCTGTCATCGTAGTACTTTTGATCATCTATTTCATACGTTATCTATGTAAAC GTAAAAGAGAGGACACCCAAGGAGTATATGATGTTCCTCAG GTTGACCCTGCAGTCCAACCTCTGCGTCAGAGCCAAACACATGATTCTTCAGGTATTTCTCCGACCTCCACCTACTGCTTGGTGGGGCCTCACTCTGGATCCTCTGGAAGTAGAGGCAAATCACTACCAGAGAGCCTGTATGATCAG GCTTACTTAACGGGCCAGAACACAAATGATGCTTCGTGTACCTCTCCGACCTCCACCTACAGCTTGGTGGGGCCTCACTCTGGAGGCTCTGGGACTCAAGGCAAATCAGGACCAGAAAGCCTGTATGCTCAGGTAGGAAGGCCTGCCAGATCCTGA
- the LOC124069364 gene encoding CD48 antigen-like isoform X2 codes for MERILLVFAIFLEYLSQLQGSSAVTPVYLFVQEGQDLLLNVTIADSDEKAFVFWNFNQTSSLVSFYPGGNSVSSLYKGRIEFSVNNYSVKLKNVQKADSGVYSVRVRSAKEEKTQAEYNVSVQGRVSPVNLSVDSLSWSSDSCNFTVTCTARDSNISSTFRCDNQTKTCSQDGGKQSKLTSSGASLHVHLLNESITCHHSNQISSAKDSKPTQYFCSQSDDNKQGSSTDTVVIIIVAVVPVIVVLLIIGFICYLCKCKREDTQGVHDVPQVDPAVQPQRQSQTHDSSGVSPTSNHCSVGPHSGSSGSRGKSLPESLYDQTYWG; via the exons ATGGAACGTATTCTGcttgtttttgctatttttctgGAGTATTTGAGTCAACTGCAAg GCTCCAGTGCTGTGACtcctgtgtatttgtttgtgcaGGAGGGACAAGACTTACTGCTGAATGTCACAATCGCTGATAGTGATGagaaagcttttgttttttggaactTCAATCAGACTTCATCTTTAGTAAGCTTTTATCCTGGTGGCAACTCAGTGTCTTCACTTTACAAGGGAAGGATTGAGTTTTCTGTGAACAATTACTCAGTGAAATTGAAGAATGTCCAAAAGGCAGACAGTGGAGTTTATTCTGTACGAGTGAGATCGgctaaagaagaaaaaacacaagctgaataCAACGTCAGCGTTCAAG GTCGAGTGTCTCCAGTGAACCTGAGTGTGGACTCTTTGTCCTGGAGTTCAGACTCCTGTAACTTCACTGTGACCTGCACTGCACGAGACTCTAACATCAGCAGCACTTTTAGATGTgacaaccaaaccaaaacctgCAGTCAGGATGGAGGAAAGCAGTCAAAGCTCACGAGCTCTGGTGCTTCTCTCCACGTCCACCTGCTGAATGAGTCAATCACCTGTCACCATAGTAACCAGATCAGCTCGGCCAAGGACAGCAAACCGACTCAATATTTCTGCTCCCAAAGTGATG ATAACAAACAAGGaagcagcacagacactgttgtcatcataattgttgctgttgttcctgTCATCGTAGTACTTTTGATCATCGGTTTCATATGTTATCTATGTAAAT GTAAAAGAGAGGACACCCAAGGAGTACATGATGTTCCTCAG GTTGACCCTGCAGTCCAACCTCAGCGTCAGAGCCAAACACATGATTCTTCAGGTGTTTCTCCGACCTCCAATCACTGCTCGGTGGGGCCTCACTCTGGATCCTCTGGAAGTAGAGGCAAATCACTACCAGAGAGCCTGTATGATCAG ACTTACTGGGGCTAG
- the LOC124069363 gene encoding CD48 antigen-like isoform X4 codes for MERILLVFAIFLECLSQLQGSSAVTPVCLFVKEGQDLLLNVTITDSDEKPFVFWNFNQTSSIVSFYPGGNSVSPLYKGRIEFSVNSYSVKLKNVQKADSGVYSVRVKGATEKIQAEYNVSVQGRVSPVNLSVDSLSWSSDSCNFTVTCTARDSHINSTFRCDNQTKTCSQDGGKQSKLTSSGASLHVHLENELITCHHSNQVSSANDSKPPEHFCYQSDDITQGSSTGTVVIIIVAVIVVLLIIYFIRYLCKRKREDTQGVYDVPQVDPAVQPLRQSQTHDSSEHK; via the exons ATGGAACGTATTCTGcttgtttttgctatttttctgGAGTGTTTGAGTCAACTGCAAg GCTCCAGTGCTGTgactcctgtgtgtttgtttgtgaaggAGGGACAAGACTTACTGCTGAATGTCACAATCACTGATAGTGATGagaaaccttttgttttttggaactTCAATCAGACTTCATCTATAGTCAGCTTTTATCCTGGTGGAAACTCAGTGTCTCCACTTTACAAGGGAAGGATTGAGTTTTCTGTGAACAGTTACTCAGTGAAATTAAAGAATGTCCAAAAGGCAGACAGTGGAGTTTATTCTGTACGAGTGAAAGGGGctacagaaaaaatacaagcTGAATACAACGTCAGCGTTCAAG GTCGAGTGTCTCCAGTGAACCTGAGTGTGGACTCTTTGTCCTGGAGTTCAGACTCCTGTAACTTCACTGTGACCTGCACTGCACGAGACTCTCACATCAACAGCACTTTTAGATGTgacaaccaaaccaaaacctgCAGTCAGGATGGAGGAAAGCAGTCAAAGCTCACGAGCTCTGGTGCTTCTCTCCACGTCCACCTGGAGAATGAATTAATCACCTGTCACCATAGTAACCAGGTCAGCTCGGCCAACGACAGCAAACCACCTGAACATTTCTGCTACCAAAGTGATG ATATCACACAAGGAAGCAGCACAGGCACTGTTGTCATCATAATTGTTGCTGTCATCGTAGTACTTTTGATCATCTATTTCATACGTTATCTATGTAAAC GTAAAAGAGAGGACACCCAAGGAGTATATGATGTTCCTCAG GTTGACCCTGCAGTCCAACCTCTGCGTCAGAGCCAAACACATGATTCTTCAG AACACAAATGA
- the LOC124069364 gene encoding CD48 antigen-like isoform X3, whose product MSLFVVLGLLEGLFSCSSAVTPVYLFVQEGQDLLLNVTIADSDEKAFVFWNFNQTSSLVSFYPGGNSVSSLYKGRIEFSVNNYSVKLKNVQKADSGVYSVRVRSAKEEKTQAEYNVSVQGRVSPVNLSVDSLSWSSDSCNFTVTCTARDSNISSTFRCDNQTKTCSQDGGKQSKLTSSGASLHVHLLNESITCHHSNQISSAKDSKPTQYFCSQSDDNKQGSSTDTVVIIIVAVVPVIVVLLIIGFICYLCKCKREDTQGVHDVPQVDPAVQPQRQSQTHDSSGVSPTSNHCSVGPHSGSSGSRGKSLPESLYDQVEKPARS is encoded by the exons ATGTCTCTCTTTGTGGTGCTGGGACTGCTGGAAGGGCTTTTTTCAT GCTCCAGTGCTGTGACtcctgtgtatttgtttgtgcaGGAGGGACAAGACTTACTGCTGAATGTCACAATCGCTGATAGTGATGagaaagcttttgttttttggaactTCAATCAGACTTCATCTTTAGTAAGCTTTTATCCTGGTGGCAACTCAGTGTCTTCACTTTACAAGGGAAGGATTGAGTTTTCTGTGAACAATTACTCAGTGAAATTGAAGAATGTCCAAAAGGCAGACAGTGGAGTTTATTCTGTACGAGTGAGATCGgctaaagaagaaaaaacacaagctgaataCAACGTCAGCGTTCAAG GTCGAGTGTCTCCAGTGAACCTGAGTGTGGACTCTTTGTCCTGGAGTTCAGACTCCTGTAACTTCACTGTGACCTGCACTGCACGAGACTCTAACATCAGCAGCACTTTTAGATGTgacaaccaaaccaaaacctgCAGTCAGGATGGAGGAAAGCAGTCAAAGCTCACGAGCTCTGGTGCTTCTCTCCACGTCCACCTGCTGAATGAGTCAATCACCTGTCACCATAGTAACCAGATCAGCTCGGCCAAGGACAGCAAACCGACTCAATATTTCTGCTCCCAAAGTGATG ATAACAAACAAGGaagcagcacagacactgttgtcatcataattgttgctgttgttcctgTCATCGTAGTACTTTTGATCATCGGTTTCATATGTTATCTATGTAAAT GTAAAAGAGAGGACACCCAAGGAGTACATGATGTTCCTCAG GTTGACCCTGCAGTCCAACCTCAGCGTCAGAGCCAAACACATGATTCTTCAGGTGTTTCTCCGACCTCCAATCACTGCTCGGTGGGGCCTCACTCTGGATCCTCTGGAAGTAGAGGCAAATCACTACCAGAGAGCCTGTATGATCAGGTAGAAAAGCCTGCCAGATCCTGA
- the LOC124069363 gene encoding CD48 antigen-like isoform X3, with protein sequence MERILLVFAIFLECLSQLQGSSAVTPVCLFVKEGQDLLLNVTITDSDEKPFVFWNFNQTSSIVSFYPGGNSVSPLYKGRIEFSVNSYSVKLKNVQKADSGVYSVRVKGATEKIQAEYNVSVQGRVSPVNLSVDSLSWSSDSCNFTVTCTARDSHINSTFRCDNQTKTCSQDGGKQSKLTSSGASLHVHLENELITCHHSNQVSSANDSKPPEHFCYQSDDITQGSSTGTVVIIIVAVIVVLLIIYFIRYLCKRKREDTQGVYDVPQVDPAVQPLRQSQTHDSSGLLNGPEHK encoded by the exons ATGGAACGTATTCTGcttgtttttgctatttttctgGAGTGTTTGAGTCAACTGCAAg GCTCCAGTGCTGTgactcctgtgtgtttgtttgtgaaggAGGGACAAGACTTACTGCTGAATGTCACAATCACTGATAGTGATGagaaaccttttgttttttggaactTCAATCAGACTTCATCTATAGTCAGCTTTTATCCTGGTGGAAACTCAGTGTCTCCACTTTACAAGGGAAGGATTGAGTTTTCTGTGAACAGTTACTCAGTGAAATTAAAGAATGTCCAAAAGGCAGACAGTGGAGTTTATTCTGTACGAGTGAAAGGGGctacagaaaaaatacaagcTGAATACAACGTCAGCGTTCAAG GTCGAGTGTCTCCAGTGAACCTGAGTGTGGACTCTTTGTCCTGGAGTTCAGACTCCTGTAACTTCACTGTGACCTGCACTGCACGAGACTCTCACATCAACAGCACTTTTAGATGTgacaaccaaaccaaaacctgCAGTCAGGATGGAGGAAAGCAGTCAAAGCTCACGAGCTCTGGTGCTTCTCTCCACGTCCACCTGGAGAATGAATTAATCACCTGTCACCATAGTAACCAGGTCAGCTCGGCCAACGACAGCAAACCACCTGAACATTTCTGCTACCAAAGTGATG ATATCACACAAGGAAGCAGCACAGGCACTGTTGTCATCATAATTGTTGCTGTCATCGTAGTACTTTTGATCATCTATTTCATACGTTATCTATGTAAAC GTAAAAGAGAGGACACCCAAGGAGTATATGATGTTCCTCAG GTTGACCCTGCAGTCCAACCTCTGCGTCAGAGCCAAACACATGATTCTTCAG GCTTACTTAACGGGCCAGAACACAAATGA
- the LOC124069363 gene encoding CD48 antigen-like isoform X2: MERILLVFAIFLECLSQLQGSSAVTPVCLFVKEGQDLLLNVTITDSDEKPFVFWNFNQTSSIVSFYPGGNSVSPLYKGRIEFSVNSYSVKLKNVQKADSGVYSVRVKGATEKIQAEYNVSVQGRVSPVNLSVDSLSWSSDSCNFTVTCTARDSHINSTFRCDNQTKTCSQDGGKQSKLTSSGASLHVHLENELITCHHSNQVSSANDSKPPEHFCYQSDDITQGSSTGTVVIIIVAVIVVLLIIYFIRYLCKRKREDTQGVYDVPQVDPAVQPLRQSQTHDSSGISPTSTYCLVGPHSGSSGSRGKSLPESLYDQNTNDASCTSPTSTYSLVGPHSGGSGTQGKSGPESLYAQVGRPARS; encoded by the exons ATGGAACGTATTCTGcttgtttttgctatttttctgGAGTGTTTGAGTCAACTGCAAg GCTCCAGTGCTGTgactcctgtgtgtttgtttgtgaaggAGGGACAAGACTTACTGCTGAATGTCACAATCACTGATAGTGATGagaaaccttttgttttttggaactTCAATCAGACTTCATCTATAGTCAGCTTTTATCCTGGTGGAAACTCAGTGTCTCCACTTTACAAGGGAAGGATTGAGTTTTCTGTGAACAGTTACTCAGTGAAATTAAAGAATGTCCAAAAGGCAGACAGTGGAGTTTATTCTGTACGAGTGAAAGGGGctacagaaaaaatacaagcTGAATACAACGTCAGCGTTCAAG GTCGAGTGTCTCCAGTGAACCTGAGTGTGGACTCTTTGTCCTGGAGTTCAGACTCCTGTAACTTCACTGTGACCTGCACTGCACGAGACTCTCACATCAACAGCACTTTTAGATGTgacaaccaaaccaaaacctgCAGTCAGGATGGAGGAAAGCAGTCAAAGCTCACGAGCTCTGGTGCTTCTCTCCACGTCCACCTGGAGAATGAATTAATCACCTGTCACCATAGTAACCAGGTCAGCTCGGCCAACGACAGCAAACCACCTGAACATTTCTGCTACCAAAGTGATG ATATCACACAAGGAAGCAGCACAGGCACTGTTGTCATCATAATTGTTGCTGTCATCGTAGTACTTTTGATCATCTATTTCATACGTTATCTATGTAAAC GTAAAAGAGAGGACACCCAAGGAGTATATGATGTTCCTCAG GTTGACCCTGCAGTCCAACCTCTGCGTCAGAGCCAAACACATGATTCTTCAGGTATTTCTCCGACCTCCACCTACTGCTTGGTGGGGCCTCACTCTGGATCCTCTGGAAGTAGAGGCAAATCACTACCAGAGAGCCTGTATGATCAG AACACAAATGATGCTTCGTGTACCTCTCCGACCTCCACCTACAGCTTGGTGGGGCCTCACTCTGGAGGCTCTGGGACTCAAGGCAAATCAGGACCAGAAAGCCTGTATGCTCAGGTAGGAAGGCCTGCCAGATCCTGA